AGCAGGCCAGCCTAGTACTCAATGCTTTCCCAATAATgaacacagcaaaaaatatcccattttttttcagcagctgcaacTTCAAATTGAGCCCCACCTGGCTGCCACTGCTTCGCTGCAGTAACAGTGTTACAACAGGGAAGAACATCACATGCTTGTGTTGCAGGCTCCCCTGCCCCTGAGGTGCATGTAATGCTAATTTTTAAGCTAGAACACAAAATTACTTACATCTTACACCCCACTTTACAGGTATATTAGCAGCAGTAAATACACTCTGCTTACACAGCTCAGCAACACCACCCTGTCAAGCAAACAGCTATGTtccccaagggaaaaaaataaacaagcaaaagcaaattGAACTCTTTgcaaatatcaaaatatttgaaatttcaaTACAGAACCTGTAAAACCAGCTGTCTCATTTCACATTGCTAATAGTGAAAGTCAATGTTAATCTATTGCAAAGGCAGGACTGAGGATGAGGAGGTGCTTAGGCTTGTTTTGATAAAGACAGAGATCCAAACACAACccaaaacagagctgcaggCCTGACACTGCAGGCTGTACTGCGATGacatttgaagtatttttattttacactaaGAACCACACCAGTTATTCaaattttccctttgcagaaaAACTCCACCCACCACTAGCACCAGAAAGAggggtttgttttccatttcacagtAAAATATGCATGTCATACATGTGTAGAAGTCTGGAGATTTGTTTCCAAGATATCTTCAGAAATTCAATTAAATCACTCAGCTGTCTCAGCAATAAAtaccctcagcagcagcaggactgcacTTTTTTGGAGAGGAAGGCAAATCCTCTCAAAGAACCTATATAGGTTAAGGATTTTTGTGCAGCACCTTCAACCTCAGAGATTGGTTACAGTTAATGGTTAAAAAGCTTTTGCCCAAGTATGGACTttcctccccacacacacacttatCAGCAGGACTTGGCATGCACCTGTGactgggcactggcacagacCAACCTCAGGATTTGGAATAACagaatagaatcatagaatagtttgggttggaaggagcctttAGAGGTCATCTActccaaccccctgccaagagcagggacattttttactagatcaggttgctcagagccctgtttaacctgaccttgaatgtttccaggaatggggcatctaCAACGTCTCTGGGAAACCTGGGCCACTGCCTCACCATAAAATTGACTTCTAATCTAAGGTGCATCTAGTCTGAATCTACTCTCTTTAAACCCATCACCCCTTGTCCTACTCCAACAAGCCCTGCTAAAAAGTCCATCgctgtcttttttttaagtcccctttaggcactggaaggagcAGTGAGGCTCCCCAgacccttctcttctccaggctgaacagcccccctgtctctcagcctgtctccttGACAGAGGGACTCCATCCCCCAGTCATCTTTGCAGCCTCCTCTGGGCCTGCCCGAACAGCTCCATGCGTCTGCTGCACCaagggccccagagctggatgcagagtGCCAGGTGGGGGTCTCACAAGAGCAAAGGCACAGAATCCCCCCACCCCGTGACCTGCTgtccatgctgcttttgatgcagcctAGAATATAGGGGCTTTCTGGGCTCTGTGTGAGCGCACATTGGTGACTCATGACCAGCCTCATCCACCGGCACCCCAAagtcctgggcagggctgctctcaatctgtTCCCCCCCCCCAGCCTGGATTTGATACCACGGTTGCCCTGACCCAAGTGCAGAATCTGCACTTGGCCTTGATAAACCTCCGAGGTTCCCACAGGctgagcttgtccaggtccctctggatggccCTGTCCCTCGGTGTGTCATCACtccactcagcttggtgtcatctgccAATGTGCTGAGGACACTCTTGATCCCATTACGCACATCATGGATGAAGACATTGACCAGTGCTGGTCCCAATACCGACCCCTGAGGTGTCACTGATCTCCCTACGTGgacatttaatttccatttgatGGACGCCTGTACTGACTTACCTTAGGGTTTCCACATTGATCGCATTTTGCATACTTggctgagagagagagagagagagagagaaacctGATTTCACCAATGGTATTTTTATGTGGAAGAAgtaaggtaaaataaaaatcagaaccAGAAAAGCTTGGTGCTTTTCTAGCCAGAGActctttttgaaataaaaatacagtaccTCCAATAACAGTGCAAAGGTAGAAATACTTTGAATTTTTAAGTGCCTCAATGCTAAAATCCATGCATTGAAAATTTTAATCCTCAAGTCAAGCATAAAACAGGAGGACATCAGCTTGAAATTCATAcaaaatttatatttcaaatgCTAGTGATAGCTACTATGCagtttgtaaataattttgatcTTAAAAAGATGCTTAGAGAGAATTAGTGATTTACTACTTTGATCCTTGTTTCCTTTACTAGTGAACATTATTTGAATCATGTTGCCTGCTATTGAAATTTCAATAGCAACAATTCCTCCTCTTTTCAAAGAAGTTTCTACAAGTACACAAGCCAGGAAAATTCTTAGCAGCAAGTTATGTCAAAGGTGGTATCAGCATATCTCCATACATTTATGCCAATAAATGGAACTTACGTTTTAAAGATGGATCAAAGCTTTTATTTGGATttcttaacttctttttttgtttattctttgaCAGAAGCTCAGAATTtccatcttcctcttcttccagaGCACGTTTTCCTCGCACACCTTTTTCAGTTCCACTATCTCCATTCTCCCTGCATCTCTCCTTTGGCCTGAAACAGTGAATTTCATCATAAATTGACTGGAGGGAAGAAGTAGCTGATCCCTGACTATTATTTTGGTTTACAGAAATCTGGGTAAACCATAAACCTTTCTATCATGGCTACAATGAAGTGTCATTGCCCTTAGAATTGGGATAGAAAAACCTAGCTGTTTTGGTTAACACTGGCAGTTAATAACAGACACACTATCAGATAGATCACTTGGAAAGCAAGTTAAAGTTGGTCAGCTAAATTAGGCACATCAGGCTCAtgttctcagctgctgtgggattcctaatttttacttttcagagagagagagaaatttgAGGAGGATCCAAAGGAGAAGATGCAAACAATGAGCAACATCCCCATGAACAAAGCAATAActagaaaacaacaaaactagAATACAAATAATCCAAAGTCTTCTTCagtcttcacttttttttttttaattttattttaatagtgaATGTAAGCTCCTACAACAGAATCAGTAGCTGATAATGATGGTATGGGTGGGAAAGGCCTATGAGTACCTGTAAGTATCAAAATAAGTAACTCACCCTGGCCTGATGTATGGCTGACAGATCCAGTGGAAAAAAGGCAACCCTTCTTTtggcttttctccttctttctgaTTAGCTATTTCTTCCTGCAGCATAGAGTTACAGTCAGTCTTCCTGGAGTTCTCAGAAAATACACTAAATAACCCTTCAAACTCCAAAAAATCACGAACTGAAATTTAAGCTAACAATTACTAACAGTTACAtataggcaaaaaaaaccaTCTACTACGACAGATGAAGCACATTTGTAACTCCTAAATCAACTTCATCCCACGTAAAGTTGTCCAGGCTTAAGGGGATGCTACTGTAGTAAGCTACGAATATCAAGGTTAGTAAGCCACAAATCCCAGAGAAGTGACTAATGGATGTCAACTCTATGACATACTTGGTACATTCCCACCAAGTGCAGGCAGTGCTGTTCTGGGAGATTAGGGCCCATCTTGGTACCTGGCATCGCAGTTTCAGCTCCCTGTTGACATCTACAATGCCCTCTAGAGTCTTCACTTTTGCTAATTCTTCACGCAGCTGCTGGTAAACTTGAAGCCTGAGGCAAAGCCCAAACATCAGTTACATTTAGACTGCAATCAACTAAAAATAACTGCATAAAAGCATTTTGTACACTTTTCCTGATTCATTTGCCTTTGGTAGAAACTTATATTCCTCTTTGTAAGTCCAGAGAAAAGCACACATATGTCTCTTCCAGAGAAATACTCAGCAGACAACCAAAGTACTTTGACATAAACTAACATGAATGTACAGTGCATCAGCTGCTTCTCAGTAACTGCCCATAGCTGTGCTCTTACTCCACAATAAATGCAAAAGCACTCTGCCTCACAATGAACAAGGAGATAGTTAACTTGTGTTTGCCATGAAGTGTGTGCATATGGGCAATTACCACATTGCAACTGGCATGCTGTGAGATCACACCCTGGCTGATCTTGTGGCAACTTGTTCAGTCCCCATGCCCTGTTTCCCAGATATGAAATAAAGGGTAAAGGCCTCAGCCCACACCCTTTCCAGCCAggtccaggaaaaaaaactttgcaGCATACTCATTCTGGCCAAACAAATCCCTGTGCAGAAAGCCCAGACACTTTCTAAGCAGGATGAGCCCTGAAAACATTAAAGAGTTCTGTGGAGATACTCACGTGTGATGCCAGAGCTTGAAGAGATGAGCCCTAACATAAGACAACGGACAAGGGTACTTGCGCACGATCTCCAGATACTCCTCAGCCATCTCCCACACCAATGGGTTCCGGCCCTCAAACAAAGCTGGGTTATGAAGATTACCTTCTagggaatgaaaagaaatactCAAACTTTCATTTCAGCTTTGAAACAAAGGccaaaatctctgctctggagtTTGACCATCTCTTTTGTGATTCGACAGCCACAGACACATCACCCATGTACTCTCAAAAAGAACACAGGGTCTGTAATACCCTAGCCTGACCTTGGGATACTATATTTCACTATGCAATTCCTAATTGCACTGAACAGCTCATATCTAATAAAGTACTGTTTCTAGAAAGGCATCTAACCTTGACAGGAAGACAGTAAACCAATTAATAGAGAAATCACTGCTTTTGTTGCCCAGCAGTTAAATactgaaaagacaggtgtcttGCCTTATGTTGGTATTGATATTTGTCTGGCTCAAATATACAGGTATTTGTCTGGCTCAGATACAGCTTCTCACTATGCTTTTTTCCACTGGCTCCACAAGCCTTTTGTTAACCAGTATTTTCTAAAACCAACATTCTATAACCCTTCTTTAGTTGCGTGAGTGATTAGAAGCTTTTCGGATGCCTATCCTAGCTCTTCCAGTAGGAAGTTATGTCAATTCTTTcttgtcccagcccagcatgaACCACCTGCAGGAATATTAACCCACAGATGCACTTAGTTCATTCAGAACCATTCAGAAACTATTCAATTGATTAACAGATGCCACAAAAATATTCCAGGACCATAGGAGCCCCATATGTCTCCCATATGTCAAGTAATTACATTTGAGCTCAGTGAGTCAATGGTATTGCAAGTCCAACATAATGATTCTTTACCAATCTTAAGGGATTCCTATTCCTGGTATGAGATAGCCAGAGTAAGATGAGAGAGAATGGCCACTCAGCTGTCAAGCAAAGCTGTTCACCAAGTCAATCTGACATaagtttttaataaatgtaGGCGGGGCTGCTAAGGGAATAAGAAACAACTCATATTCTTATCAGAGTAGAAGTCAATTTTCTTTACCTGCACTCATGACACCATGTACTCCTGTCTTACGGATGCATTCTTCCACATCGCTGAGACACTGGATGTTTCCATTTGCAAATACAGGAATGTTTACAGCTTTTCTATTCCAATGAATAAAACAGATACATAAAATTGAGAATTAGAGTCAACACAGAATTTTTCCTCCTGTCACATAAATTTGCTTGCTCTTCAATGCCACTGTACACTGTTTAAAATCCAGTGTGTTAGCAGGAATTCACTACTACTGGTACTGCTCACTAACCTTACAGCTTGAATGTGCTCCCAAGATGCCACGCCAGCAAGTGGTCCTTTCTGCTCTTTAGTACGGCCATGCACAGTCAGCAGCTGGAACACAACATTACATTTGCTTTCCACGTGTATGAAACACTGGAATAaatccactgaaaaaaatttcctctcACTCCCTACACTTCAGCGATGccactgagctcctgctgctaTTTCAACAGTGCAGGGAGTTTAGCAAGACACAAAGATATCAGCAGCTCACCTACCGTGGCATGGTCTTAGGCTCCTTTCATCTGGCTTTTCCATGGCATGACAAGATTCTATCATGGGAGAACCTACaggtttcctttccttttcctactGGATTCCATTTGTGATTCACTTTGGAATTTGTAAAATATTGATCTAGCTTTCTCCTCATCAGAAGGTCCAAATACTGCCAGTTCTGTCTCTAACTACAGACCATCTCATCCATTTTAATTCGAGTTAAATGCTAGAAGGCTGCCTATTTCTTCCAGTGATACCTTTTGATaccctttttcttctgcagtacTGCGGATTTCGTGCATTCACACTTGCCTCCCGCAGCACTATGTGAATATTGAGATGCTCAACCACAGTGAAGGATGCTGCACAGTGCAGTGATTACAAGAGACTGAAATCATTGTGTCTTTTGTACCACACTACTGATCTGCAGCCTACggctgcaaacacacagaatcTGTCTGCATCCTGTTTGCTCTGTCTGCAAAATAATGCAGCCTATTCATATCCACAGTATACCAAGAACTGGTCATCAGATACTTTACACAAAGATACGTGtccagtgcaggagcagagggagcagctgccttctTACCTGGCAGCCAGCTTTCTCCAGCATCTGTGCATACTTCACTGTCTTGTCAATGTCTGGGAAAACGCGGATTTTGCATGTGATGGGAACAGAGAGCTTCTCGTTAGCCAGTAAAACTGAGAAAGATTGAAAAGACAGGTAAGTGGGCTGCACAATGCTATAAAAAGTGTCTGCTCTCCTCAAGATCTGATACTGGGTATGGTATGGAAAAAGCCTTAGTAGTTACTGCTATGCAGTTCTCACAGCTTAAAAAATCAGCAGTGTCCTCTGCAATCTTTACTGCAAAGTTTAATCAAGTAACACACACATGAAACACATCCTAACAAGGTAGCATAAAATAGTCACCCATTTAATAGCCCTAACGCTTCCACTGCATTAAGCCATCACTTTCAAAGACCCACCCCACAACTTAATTATTGATACAAGTTTATTATCTTCACAGGCTATTGTACTCCAACATGAACATTTCCTTGTCTACCTTTCCCACAAAAAGGTTCTTCGCTTCTTTGCAAATTATCGCAAAATAAATCACTATTAATAGAGTCTTATCCATGGCAAGCAGAGGCTTATCAAGTGAGGTAGGCTGCGGGTGCAATCAAGTAGTAAATGTAGGTTACAGAGTCAGGGTGAAATCTAGAACATGGTAAGCTCCCAGACCTTACACAGTACATGGAAtcacaaaaataccaaaaagagAGCTAACAATGAGAGCCAACAGGAAAACACTGAGTAATGTTGTGTCTGAAATTCTCTTCTCTTCTAGAGCTTGGATATACAATGTAGGAAGTCTCCTGCTGTCTTCTAATCCAAATCCTATGAGCTCTAATGATAGATACTTCCCATCACCCTTTCAAAGGAACAAGCAAGGTGTATACAGGTGCAAGCAGAAAAGAGTGCTCCACCATTTTAAAGGCAcctggggaaagaaggaggaagaggacagCCTAAGATACCTCTCTTACTAGACAGCCTGGGTTCACCCAACTAGGTGACCTGGGTTCTCTTCACACCTTGAGGCCATTCTGATTTGCATATTTCTCAACAGCCACATTACATTCTGGGCAAGGATGCACTGTCTTATCTTCCAGGTTTCCAGCAGTGTCTTTGTACCAAACATCACTCAAGATTCCCCAGACCACTAGGAATGCAAACAGGAATAGGACTGTCTAACTTCATGGTTCCAACAGGGATGAAGGCACATTCACAGTTCTACAAAATGACCAAAACCTTGCTTGTTATATCAGTTACAAATGtatttcttgaaaaaatatGATACTGTTCACAACAGCTACTGATAGCCTGAAAATAACCTACACAAATTAGGAGAAGAAAGGCATAATTTGCCATACTCTGGACAGAAAGAGTACACAGAGTTGATCACAAAAGGGAAACTGTGGCTTCAAGCAGAAACATGACCCTTGGCACCTGAGAACTTCAGTGTGAAAAAGGAAGGCACTGGGACTTCTACCGTTTCTAGAGCTGGAGAGCCACTAAGCTATCATATGAGACTGGGACTTAATTGACTCACTTTCACCTGAAGTCTGTTTCA
This window of the Motacilla alba alba isolate MOTALB_02 chromosome 18, Motacilla_alba_V1.0_pri, whole genome shotgun sequence genome carries:
- the DUS1L gene encoding tRNA-dihydrouridine(16/17) synthase [NAD(P)(+)]-like isoform X2; translation: MPKLRGEAFWRETLRSAHYVVAPMVDQSELAWRLLSRRHGAQLCYTPMLHAQVFLRDANYRRENLYDEACPEDRPLIVQFCANDPEVFVQAALLAQDYCDAIDLNLGCPQMIAKRGHYGAFLQEEWDLLQRMNIDKTVKYAQMLEKAGCQLLTVHGRTKEQKGPLAGVASWEHIQAVRKAVNIPVFANGNIQCLSDVEECIRKTGVHGVMSAEGNLHNPALFEGRNPLVWEMAEEYLEIVRKYPCPLSYVRAHLFKLWHHTLQVYQQLREELAKVKTLEGIVDVNRELKLRCQEEIANQKEGEKPKEGLPFFHWICQPYIRPGPKERCRENGDSGTEKGVRGKRALEEEEDGNSELLSKNKQKKKLRNPNKSFDPSLKPKYAKCDQCGNPKGTKCVFNMCRGCCKKRAFKEVADCPGHGLLFKTKYEKSLSWQHSQRGIQTAEISQRGDAEVGETAVLKEAGDSTG
- the DUS1L gene encoding tRNA-dihydrouridine(16/17) synthase [NAD(P)(+)]-like isoform X1 gives rise to the protein MPKLRGEAFWRETLRSAHYVVAPMVDQSELAWRLLSRRHGAQLCYTPMLHAQVFLRDANYRRENLYDEACPEDRPLIVQFCANDPEVFVQAALLAQDYCDAIDLNLGCPQMIAKRGHYGAFLQEEWDLLQRMILLANEKLSVPITCKIRVFPDIDKTVKYAQMLEKAGCQLLTVHGRTKEQKGPLAGVASWEHIQAVRKAVNIPVFANGNIQCLSDVEECIRKTGVHGVMSAEGNLHNPALFEGRNPLVWEMAEEYLEIVRKYPCPLSYVRAHLFKLWHHTLQVYQQLREELAKVKTLEGIVDVNRELKLRCQEEIANQKEGEKPKEGLPFFHWICQPYIRPGPKERCRENGDSGTEKGVRGKRALEEEEDGNSELLSKNKQKKKLRNPNKSFDPSLKPKYAKCDQCGNPKGTKCVFNMCRGCCKKRAFKEVADCPGHGLLFKTKYEKSLSWQHSQRGIQTAEISQRGDAEVGETAVLKEAGDSTG